A single Lolium perenne isolate Kyuss_39 chromosome 6, Kyuss_2.0, whole genome shotgun sequence DNA region contains:
- the LOC127308644 gene encoding putative F-box/LRR-repeat protein At3g49150 — protein MYPPSMEKVAAASAPASDDDLISHLPDAILGTIISLLPTKDGGRTQVLSRRWRPLWRSAPLNLDILTWIPHVPISVLASAISQILSQHPGPTRRFSFPCRHLGFSAEVESWFHSWFHSRALANLQELNIIYTDGVLPPFVLCSASTLLVAKISYCHFPHEIVSPMNFPLLKNLSLFNVSISEEVFYLLISSCHALEGLFIKGVKSTGCLRVSSPTLRSIGASSSPHKMEELVIEDAPCLERILLPYHLDRLTIRVVRAPKLEILGPYSLIQIFQVADATNIPHSYIQIFSF, from the coding sequence ATGTACCCGCCATCCATGGAGAAGGTCGCTGCAGCGTCGGCACCAGCGTCCGATGACGATCTCATCAGCCACCTCCCCGACGCCATCCTCGGCACCATCATCTCCCTCCTCCCAACAAAGGACGGTGGCCGCACGCAGGTACTCTCTCGCCGATGGCGCCCCCTCTGGCGGTCCGCGCCTCTCAACCTTGACATCCTCACCTGGATCCCACATGTCCCCATCTCCGTCCTCGCCTCCGCCATCTCCCAAATACTATCCCAGCACCCTGGCCCCACCCGGCGATTCTCCTTCCCCTGCCGCCACCTCGGGTTCTCTGCTGAGGTGGAGAGCTGGTTCCACTCCTGGTTCCACTCCAGAGCACTAGCCAATCTCCAGGAGCTCAATATCATCTACACCGATGGAGTACTGCCACCATTCGTGCTGTGCTCTGCATCCACCCTCCTCGTTGCCAAAATCAGCTATTGTCATTTCCCCCATGAGATCGTGTCACCTATGAATTTCCCCCTCCTCAAGAATCTCTCATTGTTTAACGTTTCCATCTCGGAGGAAGTCTTCTATTTACTGATCTCTAGCTGCCATGCCTTGGAGGGTTTATTCATAAAAGGAGTTAAGTCTACGGGTTGCCTCCGTGTTAGCTCGCCGACTCTTAGGAGCATCGGTGCCTCCAGCAGCCCACATAAGATGGAAGAATTGGTCATTGAGGATGCTCCTTGCCTTGAAAGGATACTATTGCCTTACCACTTGGATCGTTTGACTATCCGGGTAGTTAGAGCACCTAAGCTTGAGATATTGGGCCCTTACTCACTGATACAGATCTTCCAGGTAGCAGATGCAACCAACATTCCGCATTCCTACATACAGATATTTAGCTTTTGA
- the LOC139832051 gene encoding putative FBD-associated F-box protein At5g50270, with translation MEKTEVAAVAAPGPERLDSDGNARKRAESSDRDRDDADSDLISKLPDDLLSAIISLLPTKDAGRTQVLSRRWRPMWRAVPLNLDARAKLPGSPAHAHTVPVSAVSTIISQHPGPARRFSFSGFRAGDFDAEMESWFRSRALDKLEELHLCCHTSIDSSSGMPEQSQRLPLSALRSASTLLVARITGCSFPTVMPTMNFPFLAQLTLVYVLIPGDVFHGLLSSCHALESLYISGVSATAGRLLVTSPTLRSIAFHHWPSAKAAQLVIEDAPHLVRLLIPYDSQYGCVTIRVIRAPKLEILGPFFPVLSNLIVSQGISPVSSANWTRSVKVLALRSSGFALHAVLNILRWFPSLEKLYVIFRPHKYIEMDKEDDPLYDPLHPIECLQAHLKLVVFKSFVGNEKQVNFARFFVLNSKVVNRIQFELFKYKSESVAYQHQLLQVEKRASRGAQIQFRNQPARSDLDASKHIHDLSVADPFRNCQNWVHA, from the exons ATGGAGAAGACGGAGgtcgcggcggtggcggcgcctgGCCCCGAAAGGCTAGATTCCGATGGAAACGCACGGAAGCGGGCAGAGAGTAGCGACCGAGACCGCGACGATGCCGACAGCGATCTCATCAGCAAGCTCCCCGACGACCTGCTCTCCGCCATCATCTCCCTCCTCCCCACCAAGGACGCCGGCCGCACGCAGGTACTCTCCCGCCGGTGGCGCCCCATGTGGCGCGCCGTGCCTCTCAACCTCGACGCCCGCGCCAAACTCCCCGGCAGTCCAGCACACGCCCACACCGTCCCCGTTTCCGCCGTCTCCACGATCATCTCGCAGCATCCAGGCCCCGCCCGGCGGTTCTCGTTCAGCGGCTTCCGCGCCGGTGACTTCGACGCCGAGATGGAGAGCTGGTTCCGCTCCCGCGCGCTCGACAAACTCGAGGAGCTCCATCTGTGCTGCCACACTAGCATCGATTCATCATCCGGGATGCCTGAACAGAGCCAGCGTCTGCCGCTATCTGCGCTCCGCTCTGCCTCCACCCTCCTCGTTGCGAGGATCACCGGTTGCTCTTTTCCTACCGTTATGCCGACCATGAATTTCCCTTTCCTCGCGCAGCTCACTTTGGTCTACGTTTTAATCCCTGGGGACGTCTTCCACGGCTTGCTCTCTAGCTGCCATGCCTTGGAGAGCTTGTACATATCCGGAGTTTCTGCTACTGCTGGTCGCCTCCTTGTTACCTCGCCGACTCTAAGGAGCATTGCCTTCCATCATTGGCCTAGTGCAAAAGCTGCCCAACTGGTCATCGAGGATGCTCCTCACCTTGTAAGGTTACTAATACCTTACGATTCCCAATATGGTTGTGTGACTATCCGGGTAATCAGGGCACCTAAGCTCGAGATATTGGGCCCTTTTTTCCCCGTCCTCTCCAACCTCATCGTCTCACAG GGAATAAGCCCAGTCAGCTCCGCAAACTGGACCCGCAGTGTGAAGGTTTTGGCTCTCAGGTCTTCTGGCTTTGCATTGCACGCAGTTCTTAATATCCTCAGGTGGTTCCCCTCTTTGGAAAAGCTGTATGTCATT TTTCGACCACACAAATACATTGAGATGGATAAGGAGGATGACCCTCTGTATGACCCACTACATCCAATCGAATGCCTTCAGGCCCATTTGAAACTTGTGGTATTCAAGTCATTTGTAGGCAATGAGAAGCAGGTTAACTTTGCCAGgttctttgttttgaactcaaaagtGGTAAACAGAATTCAATTTGaactcttcaagtacaagagtgaatcGGTGGCTTATCAGCACCAGCTGCTACAAGTGGAAAAAAGAGCTTCTCGGGGTGCTCAAATTCAATTTAGGAATCAACCAGCTCGTAGTGATCTCGATGCCAGCAAGCATATCCATGATTTGTCAGTGGCCGACCCCTTCAGAAATTGTCAAAATTGGGTTCATGCCTGA
- the LOC127308645 gene encoding uncharacterized protein isoform X2, protein MRTAHGKMAGSQSAPPMMKAQGGSGDRSVQPIDQYGTNLGLALGSTWPQGKGCDLVLGKELQSGMDSRVEEKEGSLISTENDSQVTDPASSWVADSPVPGGPPTKVMRLGSPLRGQEEEQTGGEETQSEGEEVAPQKDLLKEALADVQLVQGRRSKAIPYTRRKKDVTITAVRKSGRTRGADVGTPALEKAQRLTAEKNLEKNLDKAKGKAKELEGSGQTAGQGPSGRGAGRA, encoded by the coding sequence ATGAGAACAGCTCACGGCAAGATGGCGGGCTCCCAAAGCGCGCCCCCCATGATGAAAGCCCAGGGCGGCTCCGGGGACAGGTCGGTGCAGCCCATTGACCAATATGGCACCAACCTGGGCTTGGCATTGGGAAGTACTTGGCCTCAGGGGAAGGGCTGTGACCTGGTGCTGGGCAAAGAGTTGCAGTCTGGGATGGATAGCAGGGTGGAGGAGAAGGAGGGGTCGCTGATTTCCACGGAGAACGACTCCCAGGTGACTGACCCGGCGTCTTCCTGGGtggcggacagcccggtcccgggTGGGCCGCCTACCAAGGTGATGCGGCTGGGCTCTCCACTGCGGGGCCAAGAAGAGGAGCAGACCGGGGGAGAGGAGACACAGTCAGAGGGTGAGGAGGTGGCGCCACAGAAGGATCTGCTCAAGGAGGCTTTGGCGGACGTGCAGCTGGTGCAGGGGAGACGCTCGAAGGCCATCCCTTACACGCGAAGGAAGAAGGACGTCACGATCACGGCCGTTCGCAAGAGCGGCAGGACCCGGGGAGCGGACGTGGGCACGCCGGCGTTGGAGAAGGCACAGCGCCTCACCGcggagaagaacttggagaagaaCCTGGACAAGGCGAAAGGCAAGGCGAAAG